The following proteins are encoded in a genomic region of Mycobacterium sp. 155:
- a CDS encoding branched-chain amino acid ABC transporter permease has product MTNRQEPSHRSISRAFLAPGDAIRDRWSALPRQAKWIVGVPVFVLLALLPLSPPEFLDTPGVSFGGTMAQFAMVAVIAIGLNVVVGQAGLLDLGYVGFYAVGAYTVALLTSPSSPWNQVGPNGLLGSHWAWLACVPLAMAVTAMAGLVLGIPTLRLRGDYLAIVTLGFGEIIRLLADNLAGVTNGPRGLNELAYPRFREAQEPPNGVFSHGNSMGKDNYGTWWFWLSLLLIVVILLIVGNLERSRVGRAWVAIREDEDAAEVMGVNTFRFKLWAFVIGAAIGGLSGALYAGQVQFVAPPTFNIINSMLFLCAVVLGGQGNKLGVIFGAFIIVYLPNRLLGVEVFGINLGDLKYLFFGLALVILMIFRPQGLFPARQFLLTYGGAARQLLRAGPVERSAP; this is encoded by the coding sequence ATGACCAATCGGCAAGAACCCTCGCATCGATCGATCAGTCGGGCATTCTTGGCACCGGGTGATGCCATCCGCGACCGGTGGTCGGCGCTGCCACGCCAAGCGAAGTGGATCGTCGGCGTACCGGTCTTCGTGCTGCTGGCACTGCTGCCGCTGAGCCCCCCGGAGTTCCTCGACACCCCCGGTGTGAGTTTCGGCGGCACCATGGCACAGTTCGCGATGGTCGCCGTCATCGCCATCGGCCTGAATGTCGTTGTCGGCCAAGCCGGTCTGCTCGATCTCGGCTACGTCGGCTTTTATGCAGTCGGTGCCTACACGGTGGCGTTGTTGACCAGCCCCAGCAGTCCGTGGAATCAGGTGGGGCCCAACGGACTTCTCGGCAGCCACTGGGCGTGGCTGGCCTGTGTGCCGCTGGCGATGGCCGTCACCGCCATGGCCGGTCTGGTGCTGGGAATTCCCACGCTGCGGCTGCGCGGAGACTACCTTGCCATCGTGACCCTCGGTTTCGGCGAGATCATCCGACTGCTCGCCGACAACCTGGCTGGAGTCACCAACGGCCCGCGCGGTCTCAACGAACTCGCCTACCCGCGGTTCCGGGAAGCTCAGGAACCGCCGAACGGTGTTTTCTCCCATGGCAACTCGATGGGCAAGGACAACTATGGCACCTGGTGGTTCTGGCTGAGCCTATTGTTGATCGTGGTGATCCTGCTGATCGTCGGCAATCTGGAGCGCAGTCGCGTGGGTCGGGCCTGGGTCGCGATCCGCGAGGACGAGGATGCCGCGGAGGTGATGGGCGTCAACACTTTCCGGTTCAAGCTGTGGGCGTTCGTCATCGGGGCAGCCATCGGCGGGTTGTCCGGTGCGTTGTACGCCGGGCAGGTCCAGTTTGTCGCACCCCCGACGTTCAACATCATCAACTCGATGTTGTTCCTGTGCGCGGTGGTGCTCGGTGGCCAGGGCAACAAGCTCGGCGTGATATTCGGTGCGTTCATCATCGTGTATCTGCCCAACCGACTGTTGGGTGTCGAGGTGTTCGGCATCAACCTGGGGGATCTGAAGTATCTGTTCTTCGGGCTGGCACTGGTGATACTGATGATCTTCCGGCCGCAGGGCCTGTTCCCGGCACGTCAATTCTTGCTCACCTACGGCGGCGCGGCACGGCAATTGTTGCGTGCCGGCCCGGTGGAAAGGTCGGCGCCATGA
- a CDS encoding branched-chain amino acid ABC transporter permease translates to MTPDCVEGYVCTAADINFNVENLLHGFWQLTIDGLAWGSIYALVAVGYTLVFGVLRLINFAHSEIFMLGMFGAYFCLDVILGFSANGNAYNVGIGLTVMYLGIAMIFAMLVSGSAAVGLELIAYRPLRRRNARPLTFLITAIGMSFVLQEVVHFVLPQLLRGYGGSNAQPPIILVQPKTQFHVFNSSVSNVTVVVIVAAVILAVLTDIAINRTKFGRGIRAVAQDPTTATLMGVSRERIIMATFLIGGLLAGAAALLYTLKVPQGIVYWGGFILGIKAFSAAVLGGIGNLRGALLGGLLLGIIENYGQAVLGTQWRDVVAFALLVLVLLFRPTGILGESLGKARA, encoded by the coding sequence ATGACGCCGGATTGCGTCGAGGGCTACGTATGCACGGCCGCCGACATCAACTTCAATGTCGAGAACCTGCTGCACGGGTTCTGGCAGCTGACTATCGACGGTCTGGCGTGGGGTTCGATCTACGCATTGGTCGCAGTGGGGTACACCCTCGTTTTCGGCGTACTGCGCCTGATCAATTTCGCACACTCCGAGATATTCATGCTCGGCATGTTCGGTGCCTACTTCTGCCTCGACGTGATACTGGGCTTCAGCGCCAACGGCAATGCCTACAACGTGGGGATCGGGTTGACGGTGATGTACCTGGGCATCGCGATGATCTTCGCGATGCTGGTCTCAGGATCAGCGGCCGTGGGGTTGGAGCTGATCGCCTACCGGCCGCTGCGAAGACGCAACGCGCGGCCATTGACCTTCCTCATCACGGCTATCGGCATGTCCTTTGTGCTGCAGGAAGTGGTGCATTTCGTGTTGCCGCAGCTGTTGAGGGGCTACGGCGGCAGCAATGCCCAGCCACCGATCATCCTGGTGCAGCCCAAGACTCAGTTTCACGTGTTCAACTCGAGTGTTTCGAACGTCACGGTGGTGGTCATCGTCGCCGCGGTGATCCTCGCGGTGCTCACCGACATCGCGATCAACCGGACGAAGTTCGGTCGCGGTATTCGGGCGGTGGCCCAGGATCCGACCACCGCGACATTGATGGGCGTGTCACGGGAACGGATCATCATGGCGACGTTCCTCATCGGTGGTCTGCTGGCGGGGGCCGCGGCACTGCTTTACACCCTGAAGGTGCCGCAGGGCATCGTGTACTGGGGCGGGTTCATTCTCGGTATCAAGGCATTCTCGGCGGCCGTGCTCGGCGGTATCGGCAATCTGCGCGGTGCGCTGCTGGGAGGTTTGCTGCTCGGCATCATCGAGAACTACGGGCAGGCGGTGCTGGGCACTCAATGGCGTGATGTCGTCGCGTTCGCATTGCTGGTGCTGGTGCTGCTGTTCCGGCCCACCGGCATCCTGGGGGAGAGCCTCGGAAAGGCGCGGGCATGA
- a CDS encoding branched-chain amino acid ABC transporter substrate-binding protein — MRGGMARKAFVLGSAGLIVLGMAGCQKQSSPEQQAAQTDLTIVEQFPIDENGAQITPPDTAAAADPAGDGKATCGPVKLAMMGALTGPDAALGINILNGAQLAVDKHNAANPGCQVTLEKFDTEGDPNKANGIAPRVVDTQEIIGLIGPAFSGETDATGGLFNQAGLVATTASATRVDLSNNGWRTFFRGLGNDGSQGTAIANYLKNTLGNKKVCVVDDQSAYGIGLATVVRETLGPVADSGCNISVKKEDKDLSAAVTQIKGVNPDSIFYSGYYSQAAPFVQQLRDGGVTATFVSADGTKDPEFVKQAGQSSKDAILSCPCSPAPEAFAKEYNDKFHQEPGTYSTEGYDLATILLKGIDSGIKDRPAMLEYVRTYNAPGVARQYQWTDTGELTNTLIWVYKVQ; from the coding sequence GTGCGCGGTGGCATGGCACGAAAAGCATTTGTTCTCGGCAGTGCCGGGCTGATTGTGCTCGGCATGGCCGGCTGTCAGAAGCAGTCGTCGCCCGAGCAACAGGCGGCGCAGACGGATCTGACGATCGTCGAGCAATTCCCGATCGATGAAAACGGCGCCCAGATCACGCCGCCTGACACCGCGGCGGCGGCCGATCCGGCCGGTGACGGCAAGGCCACGTGCGGGCCCGTGAAGCTCGCCATGATGGGCGCGCTCACCGGCCCGGATGCCGCCCTGGGCATCAACATTCTCAACGGTGCGCAGTTGGCGGTCGACAAGCACAATGCGGCCAACCCCGGCTGCCAGGTGACACTTGAGAAGTTCGACACCGAAGGTGATCCCAACAAGGCCAACGGCATCGCGCCGCGGGTTGTCGACACCCAGGAGATCATCGGCCTGATCGGCCCCGCATTCTCCGGCGAGACCGATGCCACCGGTGGTCTGTTCAACCAGGCGGGCCTGGTCGCGACCACCGCATCGGCGACCCGCGTCGATCTCAGCAACAACGGGTGGCGCACGTTCTTCCGCGGCCTCGGCAACGACGGCAGTCAGGGCACCGCGATCGCCAACTACCTGAAGAACACCCTCGGCAACAAGAAGGTGTGCGTCGTCGACGACCAGTCGGCCTACGGCATCGGTCTTGCCACCGTGGTGCGGGAAACTCTTGGGCCCGTGGCTGATTCGGGCTGCAACATCTCGGTGAAGAAAGAGGACAAGGACCTGTCGGCCGCGGTGACCCAGATCAAGGGTGTCAATCCGGACTCCATCTTCTACAGCGGCTACTACTCGCAGGCAGCCCCGTTCGTGCAGCAGCTGCGCGACGGCGGAGTCACAGCGACGTTCGTCAGCGCCGACGGCACCAAGGATCCGGAGTTCGTCAAGCAGGCCGGCCAGTCGTCCAAGGATGCCATCCTGAGCTGCCCGTGCAGCCCCGCGCCGGAGGCGTTCGCCAAGGAGTACAACGACAAGTTCCATCAGGAGCCGGGTACCTACAGCACGGAGGGCTATGACCTGGCCACCATCCTGCTCAAGGGCATCGATTCCGGCATCAAGGACCGGCCCGCAATGTTGGAGTACGTGCGGACTTACAACGCGCCTGGCGTGGCCCGTCAATATCAGTGGACCGACACCGGTGAACTCACCAACACGCTGATTTGGGTGTACAAGGTTCAGTGA
- a CDS encoding ANTAR domain-containing response regulator — MTGSPTHTGKPHRVLIAEDEALIRLDLAEMLREEGYDVVGEAGDGQEAVDLAEKLRPDLVIMDVKMPRRDGIDAAAEIASKRIAPIVVLTAFSQRELVERARDAGAMAYLVKPFNVTDLIPAIEVAVSRFGEITALESEVANLSDRLETRKLVERAKGLLQSKHQMTEPEAFKWIQRAAMDRRTTMKRVAEVVLESLDEPEHTADDDS, encoded by the coding sequence ATGACCGGGTCACCGACTCACACTGGCAAGCCCCACCGCGTCCTCATCGCCGAGGACGAGGCACTCATCCGGCTCGATCTCGCCGAGATGCTGCGCGAGGAGGGCTATGACGTGGTCGGCGAGGCCGGTGACGGGCAGGAAGCTGTCGACCTCGCCGAGAAGCTGCGGCCGGACCTGGTGATCATGGACGTCAAGATGCCGCGTCGCGACGGGATCGACGCCGCCGCCGAGATCGCCAGCAAGCGCATCGCCCCAATCGTCGTGCTCACCGCGTTCAGCCAGCGCGAGCTGGTCGAGCGGGCCCGCGACGCCGGTGCCATGGCCTACCTCGTGAAACCGTTCAATGTCACCGACCTCATCCCGGCTATCGAAGTTGCGGTCAGCCGTTTCGGCGAGATCACGGCACTGGAATCCGAAGTTGCCAACCTGTCGGACCGGTTGGAGACTCGCAAGCTGGTCGAGCGCGCCAAAGGCCTGCTGCAGAGCAAGCACCAGATGACCGAGCCCGAGGCGTTCAAGTGGATTCAGCGGGCTGCGATGGATCGCCGGACCACCATGAAACGGGTCGCCGAAGTGGTCCTGGAATCCCTCGACGAACCGGAACACACCGCCGACGACGACAGCTAG
- a CDS encoding MspA family porin — protein sequence MLHRFGIPAAALLVAVAAAPPALADPPAAADTAPAPDAAAPDAGPPPDTGAVISGPPGIAHTPDGRTLTVTAKDETQLPIAPLTTSLSSREWLVGATFTGEGMSDVKGGTLETGYQIGCGIEMDKVKLNGSIGLGTGNFAFDPSLSDPSGRVGSVFTMPIQGQIEVEPRPGTVTNVVVDKKSFKGNKTRVTVRDIHIKIDNCVGASSLRSYAVLTSSGTDADDIVAYYGITKTF from the coding sequence ATGTTGCATCGCTTCGGCATCCCCGCCGCTGCCCTGCTCGTCGCGGTGGCCGCAGCCCCACCCGCCCTTGCCGACCCACCGGCCGCCGCAGATACCGCTCCGGCGCCTGACGCCGCGGCACCGGACGCCGGTCCGCCGCCGGACACCGGTGCGGTGATCTCCGGTCCGCCGGGGATCGCGCACACCCCCGACGGCCGCACCCTCACCGTCACCGCCAAGGACGAGACCCAGCTGCCGATCGCGCCACTGACCACGTCGCTGTCGTCGCGGGAGTGGCTGGTGGGCGCCACCTTCACCGGCGAGGGGATGAGCGACGTCAAGGGCGGCACCCTGGAGACCGGATACCAGATCGGCTGCGGCATCGAAATGGACAAGGTCAAGCTCAACGGATCCATCGGTCTGGGCACCGGCAACTTCGCCTTCGATCCGTCGCTCAGCGACCCGAGCGGCCGGGTGGGGTCGGTGTTCACCATGCCGATCCAAGGCCAGATCGAGGTCGAGCCGCGCCCGGGCACCGTCACCAACGTCGTCGTCGACAAGAAGTCGTTCAAGGGAAACAAGACCCGCGTCACGGTCCGTGACATCCACATCAAGATCGACAATTGCGTCGGCGCCTCGTCGCTGCGGTCGTATGCGGTGTTGACCAGCTCGGGGACCGACGCCGACGACATCGTCGCGTACTACGGCATCACCAAGACGTTCTGA
- a CDS encoding MspA family porin: MMQRLAAVSAAALLVVPVVLAGSAAADPSNDANVVPAANAAPNAPAPGGPAGPVPSGPPGQLMTPDGWQLNVVGLDESMEPVASLTGSPTSREYLVDGTFVGAVTGTGNTELGGGTLEAGYQIGCGIIQDDIESITSGGITPFISSPIHLFPTPSLDSKGIFPAGIAASLNQQIKIDLKPGTVNIVPVGKKSFKGTKPRISITGFRVKIDGCAGQSFIRSYATLTSSTDNTDDVITYLGVTKAV, from the coding sequence ATGATGCAACGACTTGCCGCGGTGTCCGCGGCCGCATTGCTGGTAGTCCCGGTGGTGCTGGCCGGGTCGGCGGCAGCCGATCCGTCGAACGACGCAAACGTCGTCCCGGCCGCCAATGCCGCACCGAACGCCCCGGCGCCGGGCGGACCGGCCGGACCGGTGCCCTCCGGCCCACCCGGCCAGCTGATGACCCCCGACGGCTGGCAACTGAACGTCGTCGGCCTCGACGAGTCGATGGAGCCGGTGGCATCGCTGACCGGCTCGCCGACCTCGCGCGAATACCTGGTCGACGGCACCTTCGTCGGTGCAGTCACCGGTACCGGCAACACCGAGTTGGGCGGCGGAACCCTGGAGGCTGGCTACCAGATCGGCTGCGGCATCATCCAGGACGATATCGAGTCGATCACGAGTGGCGGCATCACGCCGTTCATCTCCTCGCCGATCCACCTGTTCCCGACGCCGTCGCTGGACTCGAAGGGCATTTTCCCCGCGGGCATCGCGGCCAGCCTGAACCAGCAGATCAAGATCGACCTCAAGCCCGGCACGGTCAACATCGTCCCGGTCGGTAAGAAGTCGTTCAAGGGCACCAAACCGCGCATATCCATTACCGGGTTCCGGGTGAAGATCGACGGTTGCGCCGGGCAGTCGTTCATCCGGTCCTACGCCACACTGACCAGCTCCACCGACAACACCGACGACGTCATCACCTACCTCGGTGTGACGAAGGCCGTTTAG